One genomic window of Macaca mulatta isolate MMU2019108-1 chromosome 8, T2T-MMU8v2.0, whole genome shotgun sequence includes the following:
- the THAP1 gene encoding THAP domain-containing protein 1 isoform X1 — translation MPMVARVLPPPGSRAARFPLTRPSLCKEWEAAVRRKNFKPTKYSSICSEHFTPDCFKRECNNKLLKENAVPTIFLCTEPHDKKEDLEPQEQLPPPPLPPPVSQVDAAIGLLMPPLQTPVNLSVFCDHNYTVEDTMHQRKRIHQLEQQVEKLRKKLKTAQQRCRRQERQLEKLKEVVHFQKEKDDVSERGYVILPNDYFEIVEVPA, via the exons GTTTCCTCTTACTCGACCCAGTCTTTGTAAAGAATGGGAGGCAGCTGTcagaagaaaaaactttaaacCCACCAAGTATAGCAGTATTTGTTCAGAGCACTTTACTCCAGACTGCTTTAAGAGAGAGTGCAACAACAAGTTACTGAAAGAGAATGCTGTGCCCACAATATTTCTTTGTACTGAGCCACATGACAAG aaagaaGATCTGGAGCCACAGGAACAGCTTCCTCCACCTCCTTTACCGCCTCCTGTTTCCCAGGTTGATGCTGCTATTGGATTACTAATGCCACCTCTTCAGACCCCTGTTAATCTCTCAGTTTTCTGTGACCACAACTATACTGTGGAGGATACAATGCATCAGCGGAAAAGGATTCATCAGCTAGAACAGCAAGTtgaaaaactcagaaagaagctCAAGACCGCACAGCAGCGATGCAGAAGGCAAGAACGGCAGCTTGAAAAATTAAAGGAGGTTGTTCActtccagaaagagaaagacGACGTATCAGAAAGAGGTTATGTGATTCTACCAAATGACTACTTTGAAATAGTTGAAGTACCagcataa